A genomic window from Fusarium oxysporum Fo47 chromosome X, complete sequence includes:
- a CDS encoding organic solute transporter Ostalpha-domain-containing protein, with product MYSLISFLSVCFPTAEVYIDPWVSLVEGLAFCSFFLLLCDYVCPNINQRELFFATKKTSGVKWFRIHWLMVFQMPIVALIVSITTDITAAVGIYCRWSFMPHFAKFWLRLIQIISLVTAVLSILQFYHLLKTDLTQRRPLLKLIAFKIIVFLNFVQGILFWVLTDIGVLKETDTLTFADLHIGIPNLLICIEMAPLSLFFSWVYSWRVYVKNSHGSYVTMDRPGQRPRLYQGGPLGVHAWLTMIKPSGIIESILVVSGRSGPPTDSLGQDDRVDNQPLNPNRSFQVKCYQDECSYISSKIQNLQVCKIY from the exons ATGTATTCTCTCATATCATTCCTTTCAGTCTGCTTCCCTACAGCGGAGGTATATATCGATCCGTGGGTGAGCCTCGTTGAAGGTCTCGCCTTCTGTTCGTTCTTCCTGCTCCTTTGCGACTACGTCTGCCCCAACATCAATCAACGCGAACTCTTTTTtgcgacgaagaagacaagTGGAGTAAAATGGTTCAGG ATTCACTGGCTCATGGTCTTCCAAATGCCGATCGTTGCACTTATTGTGTCAATCACAACTGATATCACTGCGGCTGTCGGGATCTATTGTCGATGGAGCTTCATGCCTCATTTTGCCAAGTTTTGGCTACGCTTGATTCAGATAATCTCCTTGGTCACCGCCGTACTGTCTATTCTACAGTTTTACCACTTGCTGAAAACAGACCTTACACAGCGCCGACCTCTTCTGAAATTAATAGCCTTTAAGATCATCGTATTCTTAAATTTTGTACAAGGA ATACTATTCTGGGTCCTTACGGATATTGGGGTACTGAAAGAGACAGACACGTTGACCTTTGCAGATCTCCATATCGGGATTCCTAATTTACTTATCTGCATTGAGATGGCTCCTCTGTCGCTATTCTTTTCATGGGTATATTCCTGGCGCGTTTATGTCAAGAATAGTCACGGAAGCTATGTAACTATGGACCGACCTGGCCAGCGCCCGAGGCTATACCAGGGAGGTCCACTTGGTGTTCATGCCTGGCTTACCATGATTAAACCCTCCGGCATTATTGAATCTATCTTGGTTGTGTCTGGACGGAGTGGTCCACCAACGGATTCTCTCGGTCAGGATGACAGAGTTGATAACCAGCCCCTCAATCCCAATAG ATCATTCCAAGTTAAATGCTATCAAGACGAATGCTCGTATATAAGCAGCAAGATTCAGAATCTACAAGTAtgtaaaatatattaa